One genomic window of Phoenix dactylifera cultivar Barhee BC4 chromosome 6, palm_55x_up_171113_PBpolish2nd_filt_p, whole genome shotgun sequence includes the following:
- the LOC103695645 gene encoding MADS-box transcription factor 55-like isoform X4, which translates to MLYWARVLRKPASHGPRLNLHPCLFPGDTKALQALQMRAHIEGKSKLRVNLLCFEQSFHSVLCGMSYLYGFYLKLENSKHASLSKQVADMSLQLRQMRGEVLEGLSIEELQQLEKALEAGLSRVIDRKGELIMEQINDLRQKGLKLMEENTRLREQVLKMSRVGKEMVNDKENALNEDGQSSESVTNVLKPEASQDYDDSSDTSLKLGLPCSNWK; encoded by the exons ATGCTGTATTGGGCCAGGGTCCTGCGTAAGCCTGCATCTCATGGCCCTCGCCTCAACTTGCATCCATG TCTCTTTCCAGGTGATACCAAGGCTTTGCAAGCTCTACAAATGAGGGCCCATATCGAAGGGAAATCAAAATTAAGAGTCAATTTGTTATGTTTTGAACAAAGCTTTCACTCAGTGCTATGTGGAATGAGTTATTTATATGGATTCTATTTGAAG TTAGAGAATAGCAAGCATGCAAGTTTGAGCAAACAAGTTGCAGATATGAGCCTTCAACTGAG GCAGATGAGAGGAGAGGTGCTTGAAGGATTGTCAATAGAGGAGCTGCAGCAGCTAGAGAAAGCCCTCGAAGCAGGATTAAGTCGTGTGATAGATAGAAAG GGTGAACTGATCATGGAACAGATTAACGATCTTCGACAAAAG GGATTGAAGTTGATGGAAGAAAATACACGACTAAGAGAGCAA GTACTGAAGATGTCAAGGGTGGGGAAAGAGATGGTGAATGATAAAGAAAATGCTCTTAATGAAGATGGGCAGTCTTCTGAATCAGTCACTAACGTTTTGAAGCCAGAAGCATCACAAGATTACGATGACAGTTCTGACACATCTCTAAAACTAGG GCTGCCTTGTTCAAACTGGAAGTGA
- the LOC103695645 gene encoding MADS-box transcription factor 22-like isoform X1: protein MVKASLHNLSQVKSSPVDATALHALREKVIIRIWLVKRPALVILVCSFNQCCIGPGSCVSLHLMALASTCIHGDTKALQALQMRAHIEGKSKLRVNLLCFEQSFHSVLCGMSYLYGFYLKLENSKHASLSKQVADMSLQLRQMRGEVLEGLSIEELQQLEKALEAGLSRVIDRKGELIMEQINDLRQKGLKLMEENTRLREQVLKMSRVGKEMVNDKENALNEDGQSSESVTNVLKPEASQDYDDSSDTSLKLGLPCSNWK, encoded by the exons ATGGTTAAAGCCTCTCTTCATAATTTGAGCCAGGTCAAGAGTTCTCCTGTGGATGCAACAGCTCTTCATGCATTAAGAGAAAAGGTCATCATTAGGATCTGGTTAGTTAAACGGCCAGCTTTAGTGATCCTGGTGTGCAGCTTCAATCAATGCTGTATTGGGCCAGGGTCCTGCGTAAGCCTGCATCTCATGGCCCTCGCCTCAACTTGCATCCATG GTGATACCAAGGCTTTGCAAGCTCTACAAATGAGGGCCCATATCGAAGGGAAATCAAAATTAAGAGTCAATTTGTTATGTTTTGAACAAAGCTTTCACTCAGTGCTATGTGGAATGAGTTATTTATATGGATTCTATTTGAAG TTAGAGAATAGCAAGCATGCAAGTTTGAGCAAACAAGTTGCAGATATGAGCCTTCAACTGAG GCAGATGAGAGGAGAGGTGCTTGAAGGATTGTCAATAGAGGAGCTGCAGCAGCTAGAGAAAGCCCTCGAAGCAGGATTAAGTCGTGTGATAGATAGAAAG GGTGAACTGATCATGGAACAGATTAACGATCTTCGACAAAAG GGATTGAAGTTGATGGAAGAAAATACACGACTAAGAGAGCAA GTACTGAAGATGTCAAGGGTGGGGAAAGAGATGGTGAATGATAAAGAAAATGCTCTTAATGAAGATGGGCAGTCTTCTGAATCAGTCACTAACGTTTTGAAGCCAGAAGCATCACAAGATTACGATGACAGTTCTGACACATCTCTAAAACTAGG GCTGCCTTGTTCAAACTGGAAGTGA